The genomic segment acaatataacatGAGCacatttttctagttttatggGTTAGGAAAATATTCTGAAATTTTCAgaaatgaacttttttttttttactgaagaagaaaagaaaagaaaactaaaaaagaaaaaagaaaaattgttctGTATTAATTAACAGTACCCAACAATTTGTCTTGTTAGCCATCGTATTCAAGAAGGGGATAAGGGCGCCGTGTCCCAAGCTCAGTGGCTATATACGGATAACTTTGTTTAAACACGTCAGCTTTGACCACAGGATTTCTGAGGTGTTATTGTTTGACCAGAAGTCGAGCGGCATCTATCATTCAATGTTTCTAGTTCCTGCCATGTCCAAAGCCGTCGTGcgatttacatttttttattttgcataaagCAAGCTTCACTCACTTGCATCATAATCAAGAGTACTTTTCGCACTGTCAAATGATTAACTTTTGCCAGCTATGTAATATTAAGAAAGTATTTGGTGCTGTATTTACATTgtatttaaaactttttcttaaaaggaaaacaaaattatcgaggaaaaaaaaaagaaaatagaaaaggaaagaaaaaagaagccaCCCCACCATTATCACAGATCAAGGAAAATGGTGGGCTACATCCCATCAAGCTTCCATCCccattctcttctcttttcttgaaCAGCAAAGCGCCCGCCAAGAAGAAGCatctttgatttaattatagaaaatgGAGGGCTTTCAATTACAAAAATGCCATCCTAAACAGCTTATAAGAGGCGACCAGTCTCCGCCTTGGTTTCATATCAAAGCCACCTAAATCAAGCAAGCAACCAGAAATAAGTGTCCTCCAATCCAATGGAACTGCCATTGttttctctttgtcttctcttcTCAATATCCTTCATTGCCCATGCTACTGTTCCTCCTTCTTCAACATTTAAGTACGTCAATGAAGGAGAGTTTGGGGAATACATTTCGGAGTATGTTCCAGATTATCGTCCACTGCCCATAGGTACTTCCCCTTTCCAACTAATCTTTTATAACACCACCCCAAATGCATACACTCTTGCTCTGCGTATGGGCACTGTGAGGTCAGAATCAACAATGCGTTGGGTTTGGGAAGCCAACCGAGGAAACCCAGTTCGCGAAAATGCCACTCTCACCTTAGGGGGGGACGGAAATCTTGTCTTGGCAGATGCTGATGGCAGGGTCGCTTGGCAAACCAACACAGCCAATAAAGGTGTTGTTGGCTTACAATTGCTGTCTAATGGCAACATGGTGCTTCATGATTCCAAGGGAAACTTTATCTGGCAAAGTTTCGACTCTCCTACAGATACCCTGTTGGTGGGCCAATCACTTCGTGTTGGAGGTGTAACTAGGCTTGTGAGCCGAGCCTCTGAGACGCACAACTCCGATGGGGCCTATAGCCTGGTCATGGAACCTAAAAGACTGGCCATGTACTATAAGAGTCCGAATTCCCCTAAACCATATATCTACTACGATTTCGATTCAGTGTACAAAGGTCGTCTACAGAATGCGACTCTAAATTGCGCTCCAAACGGCTACGACGATCTTGCTAATGACCTGACTTTGGATCTCTCTACCGGGAACGCAATGACACTCGCCAGACCCAAATACAACAGCACGTTGTCGTTTCTTAGAATTGGGATAGATGGGAGCCTTAAGATGTACACTTACAACAATAAAGTGGACTATCAAGCATGGGAAGAGACCTACACTCTCTTTTCCAGAGATGGTTTTCCGGAGGGAGAGTGCCAATTGCCCGAGAGATGTGGTAAGTTTGGGCTTTGTGAAGACAGCCAATGTGTTGCTTGCCCATTGCCAAGTGGACTCATGGGCTGGAGCAAGTACTGTGAGCCAGTGAAGCCTCCAGCCTGTGGTTCTAAGAATTTTTACTACTATAAACTAGAAGGTGTTGATCATTCCATGAGCAAGTATGCAAGTGGAAGCGGAGCAATGAAGGAAGACGACTGTGGAAAGAAATGTTCAAGTGATTGCAAGTGTTTGGGTTATTTTTACAACAAAGACACATCCAAGTGTTGGATTGCTTATGATCTTCAAACCCTCACCAAGGTTGCAAACTCTACGCATGTGGGTTACATAAAGGCACCAAAGCAATAAGGAAAGCTCGACCTCCTTGTATCTTTAAATTAACTCCAAACTTCCGAGTTTTCTCGTTAATGGTGGTGATTTCTTATAATTATGCTTTCTTGTTCTTATTTCCGACTGGAAGATTGAAAACTCTATACCGCTGAATAGTGATAATAAAAGACGACTGTATACTTTAGTTCTCCACCAAAAAGGTGTACACCTCTTTTAAAGTGCTGCTCGATGGCTTTCAAACTCtccataattatattatatattatattgatgatttttattaatatatgtcACACACACCCGAGTATTTATTGAAATCAGCAATTACTATATtactatttattgaaaattaagaaaggagagagaaaacagTTTTCTAAATCCAGTCGTTGCACCAGTTCAAAACACCATTAAACTAAAGCTAGagctcaattaaaataattcatatatataaattaaataattttatcgcCAAA from the Populus nigra chromosome 9, ddPopNigr1.1, whole genome shotgun sequence genome contains:
- the LOC133702930 gene encoding epidermis-specific secreted glycoprotein EP1-like, which produces MELPLFSLCLLFSISFIAHATVPPSSTFKYVNEGEFGEYISEYVPDYRPLPIGTSPFQLIFYNTTPNAYTLALRMGTVRSESTMRWVWEANRGNPVRENATLTLGGDGNLVLADADGRVAWQTNTANKGVVGLQLLSNGNMVLHDSKGNFIWQSFDSPTDTLLVGQSLRVGGVTRLVSRASETHNSDGAYSLVMEPKRLAMYYKSPNSPKPYIYYDFDSVYKGRLQNATLNCAPNGYDDLANDLTLDLSTGNAMTLARPKYNSTLSFLRIGIDGSLKMYTYNNKVDYQAWEETYTLFSRDGFPEGECQLPERCGKFGLCEDSQCVACPLPSGLMGWSKYCEPVKPPACGSKNFYYYKLEGVDHSMSKYASGSGAMKEDDCGKKCSSDCKCLGYFYNKDTSKCWIAYDLQTLTKVANSTHVGYIKAPKQ